The following are encoded together in the Pseudomonas sp. IB20 genome:
- a CDS encoding HlyD family type I secretion periplasmic adaptor subunit: MLLNSIKSAVGRYFKGTDSLQGQPLPEVNKALIEDAPRVIRLTIWAIIAFFVFLVVWAGFSSIDEVTRGDGKAIPSSKLQKIQNLEGGIVSELYVKEGQIVEAGAPLIRLDDTRFVSNAGETEALRLAMQLRVERLSAQVDDRPLNIPDDVLKAAPSQAANERSLYESRRQQLKDEVGGLQEQLVQRQQELREFSSKQGQYRSQLSLQRQEINMSEPLVAQGAVSPVEVLRLKRAEMETRGQLDATTLAIPRAESAIKEVQRKIDETRGKFRSEALTQLNEARTELNKAESTGRALEDRVSRTLVTSPVRGIVKQLLVNTVGGVIQPGSDMVEIVPLNDTLLVEAKIRPQDIAFLHPGQEAIVKFTAYDYTIYGGLKAKLERIGADTITDEDKKTTYYMITLRTDRSHLGTDEKPLLIIPGMVASVDIITGKKSILSYLLKPIIKARAEALHER, encoded by the coding sequence GTGTTGCTTAACTCCATCAAAAGCGCGGTTGGCCGCTACTTCAAAGGCACCGACTCGTTGCAGGGCCAGCCCCTGCCTGAGGTCAACAAAGCGCTGATCGAAGATGCACCGCGGGTAATCCGCCTGACCATCTGGGCGATCATCGCGTTCTTCGTATTCCTGGTGGTGTGGGCGGGTTTCTCCAGCATCGACGAAGTCACCCGAGGCGACGGCAAGGCGATTCCGTCGTCCAAGCTGCAGAAAATCCAGAACCTGGAAGGCGGTATCGTCTCCGAGTTGTACGTCAAGGAAGGCCAGATCGTAGAGGCTGGCGCGCCGTTGATTCGCCTCGACGACACGCGGTTTGTCTCCAACGCTGGTGAAACCGAAGCCTTGCGCCTGGCCATGCAACTGCGCGTTGAGCGCTTGAGTGCGCAGGTGGATGACCGCCCGCTGAACATCCCCGATGACGTGCTCAAGGCCGCGCCGAGCCAGGCCGCCAACGAGCGCTCCTTGTATGAAAGCCGCCGCCAGCAGTTGAAAGACGAAGTCGGTGGTTTGCAGGAGCAACTGGTGCAGCGCCAACAGGAACTGCGCGAGTTCAGCTCCAAGCAAGGCCAGTACCGTAGCCAGTTGTCCCTGCAACGCCAGGAAATCAACATGTCCGAGCCGCTGGTGGCCCAGGGCGCGGTATCGCCAGTGGAAGTGCTGCGCCTCAAGCGTGCCGAAATGGAAACCCGTGGCCAGTTGGACGCCACCACCCTGGCGATTCCCCGCGCCGAATCAGCGATCAAGGAAGTGCAGCGCAAGATCGACGAAACCCGTGGCAAATTCCGCAGCGAAGCGCTGACCCAGCTCAACGAAGCCCGCACCGAACTGAACAAGGCCGAATCCACCGGTCGCGCCCTGGAAGACCGCGTCAGCCGTACGCTGGTCACCTCGCCGGTACGCGGTATCGTCAAGCAATTGCTGGTCAACACCGTCGGCGGCGTGATCCAGCCGGGCAGCGACATGGTCGAAATCGTGCCGCTCAACGACACCCTGCTGGTGGAAGCCAAGATTCGCCCGCAAGACATCGCCTTCCTGCACCCGGGGCAAGAAGCGATCGTCAAATTCACCGCCTATGACTACACCATCTATGGCGGCCTGAAGGCCAAGCTCGAACGCATCGGCGCTGACACCATCACCGATGAAGACAAGAAAACCACCTACTACATGATCACCCTGCGCACCGACCGCAGCCACTTGGGCACCGATGAGAAGCCACTGCTGATCATCCCCGGCATGGTCGCCTCGGTGGATATCATTACCGGCAAGAAAAGCATCCTGAGCTACCTGCTCAAGCCGATCATCAAGGCGCGGGCCGAGGCGTTGCACGAGCGGTAA
- a CDS encoding TauD/TfdA dioxygenase family protein: MSATSTVPTATSTAQSFDIRPFPGSVGAEIIGLDLSHPVNDQDFARIHRAHLDHHVVVFRDQRITPEQQIAFSRRFGVLQIHVLKQFLLANHPEILIVSNIIENGQSIGLGDAGKFWHSDLSYKELPSLGSMLHAQELPFEGGDTLFADMHKAWDQLPKHLRNAVEGRSAAHSYTARYSETKFEGNWRPTLTPEQLAQVAEVVHPIVRTHPENGRKALFVSEGFTTRIVDLPEDESRDLLAQLYAHSVLAHNIYRHQWQPHDLVFWDNRSLIHLAAGCPSHLRRKLFRTTIQGDAPF; the protein is encoded by the coding sequence ATGTCCGCCACCTCTACTGTTCCAACAGCGACCTCTACCGCTCAGTCCTTCGACATCCGCCCATTCCCCGGCAGCGTCGGCGCCGAGATCATCGGCCTGGATTTATCCCACCCGGTCAACGACCAGGACTTCGCACGCATCCACCGCGCGCACCTGGACCACCACGTCGTGGTATTTCGCGACCAACGCATCACCCCCGAACAACAGATCGCCTTCAGCCGCCGCTTCGGCGTGTTGCAGATCCATGTGCTCAAACAGTTCCTGCTGGCCAACCACCCGGAAATCCTGATCGTCTCCAACATCATCGAAAACGGCCAATCCATCGGCCTGGGCGATGCGGGCAAGTTCTGGCATTCGGACCTGTCCTACAAGGAACTGCCAAGCCTGGGCTCGATGCTGCACGCCCAGGAACTGCCCTTTGAAGGCGGCGACACGCTGTTCGCTGACATGCACAAAGCCTGGGACCAACTGCCCAAGCACCTGCGCAACGCCGTGGAAGGCCGCAGCGCCGCGCATTCATATACCGCGCGCTACAGCGAAACTAAATTCGAAGGCAACTGGCGCCCAACGCTGACCCCCGAACAGCTCGCCCAAGTGGCCGAAGTGGTGCACCCAATTGTGCGCACCCACCCGGAAAACGGCCGCAAAGCGCTGTTCGTCAGCGAAGGCTTCACCACCCGCATCGTCGACCTGCCGGAGGATGAAAGCCGCGACCTGCTGGCCCAGCTCTACGCCCACAGCGTGCTGGCGCACAACATCTACCGCCACCAGTGGCAGCCCCATGACCTGGTGTTCTGGGACAACCGCTCGCTGATCCACCTGGCGGCCGGTTGCCCGAGCCATCTGCGCCGCAAGCTGTTTCGCACCACCATCCAGGGCGATGCGCCTTTCTAA
- a CDS encoding ABC transporter ATP-binding protein — protein MNAPLQGHAASNLNTAEPLLAVDHVSLEYRTPERVVRATHQVSFEIDPADRYVLLGPSGCGKSTLLKSIAGFIKPCEGEIRLLGQKVEEPGPDRIVVFQEFDQLPPWKTVKQNVMFPLLASKTLKRREAEERALHYLEKVGLTAFADAYPHTLSGGMKARVAIARALAMQPKILLMDEPFAALDALTRRKMQEELLLLWEEVRFTLLFVTHSIEEALVVGNRILLLSPHPGRVRAQIHSHQYDLHSLGGVEFQASARRIHRLLFDEAPEAERELGFADIRIAY, from the coding sequence ATGAACGCGCCCCTGCAAGGCCACGCGGCCAGCAACCTGAACACCGCCGAACCGTTGCTGGCGGTGGACCATGTCAGCCTCGAATACCGCACGCCCGAGCGCGTGGTGCGGGCCACCCACCAGGTCAGTTTCGAAATCGACCCGGCCGATCGCTACGTGTTGCTCGGCCCTTCGGGCTGCGGCAAATCCACCTTGCTCAAGTCGATCGCCGGGTTTATCAAACCCTGCGAAGGCGAGATCCGCCTGCTCGGGCAAAAGGTCGAAGAGCCTGGCCCGGATCGCATCGTGGTGTTCCAGGAGTTCGACCAGCTGCCGCCGTGGAAAACCGTCAAACAGAACGTGATGTTCCCGCTGTTGGCGTCGAAAACCTTGAAGCGCCGCGAAGCCGAAGAACGCGCGCTGCACTACCTCGAAAAAGTCGGCCTCACGGCCTTCGCCGATGCCTACCCACACACCCTGTCCGGCGGCATGAAAGCCCGTGTAGCCATCGCGCGCGCGCTGGCCATGCAGCCGAAAATCCTGCTGATGGACGAACCCTTCGCCGCCCTCGATGCCCTGACCCGGCGCAAGATGCAGGAAGAATTGTTGCTGCTCTGGGAGGAGGTGCGCTTCACGCTGTTGTTCGTCACCCACTCCATCGAAGAAGCCCTGGTGGTGGGCAATCGCATCCTGTTGCTGTCGCCACACCCTGGGCGCGTGCGGGCGCAAATCCACAGCCATCAATACGACCTGCACAGCCTCGGCGGTGTGGAATTCCAGGCGTCGGCGCGGCGTATTCATCGCCTGTTGTTCGATGAAGCGCCCGAGGCCGAACGTGAGTTGGGTTTCGCCGATATCCGCATCGCTTACTGA
- a CDS encoding ABC transporter permease, giving the protein MRQEFEVNLQPLLSVPVERELPLRQRLWQQGWLRKGLILIVLAILWEAVARYQNNDLLLPSFLQTAQALFDGLLSGELLSKVSISLAVLIKGYLIGIVLAFALTTLAVSTQLGRDLLSTLTSMFNPLPAIALLPLALLWFGLGQNSLIFVLVHSVLWALALNTYSGFLGVSETLRMAGRNYGLKGMRFVLFILIPAALPSILAGLKIGWAFAWRTLIAAELVFGATSGKGGLGWYIFQNRNELYTDKVFAGLAVVILIGLLVENLVFDTFERLTVKRWGMQR; this is encoded by the coding sequence ATGCGCCAGGAATTTGAAGTTAACCTCCAACCGCTGCTCAGCGTCCCCGTGGAGCGCGAACTGCCCTTGCGTCAACGTCTGTGGCAACAAGGCTGGCTGCGCAAGGGCCTGATCCTGATCGTGCTGGCGATCCTGTGGGAAGCGGTTGCCCGTTACCAGAACAACGATTTGCTGCTGCCGAGCTTTTTGCAGACGGCCCAGGCGCTGTTTGATGGCCTGCTCAGTGGCGAGCTGCTGAGCAAAGTGAGCATCTCGCTGGCGGTGCTGATCAAGGGCTACCTGATCGGCATTGTGCTGGCGTTTGCCCTGACCACGTTGGCGGTGTCGACCCAGTTGGGCCGCGACCTGCTCAGCACCCTGACCTCGATGTTCAACCCGTTGCCGGCGATTGCATTACTGCCACTGGCGCTGCTGTGGTTCGGCCTGGGGCAGAACAGCCTGATTTTCGTGCTGGTGCATTCGGTGCTGTGGGCCTTGGCGCTGAACACCTATTCCGGGTTTCTCGGCGTGTCCGAAACCCTGCGCATGGCCGGGCGCAACTACGGCCTCAAGGGTATGCGTTTTGTGCTGTTCATCCTGATCCCGGCGGCGCTGCCGTCGATCCTCGCCGGCCTCAAGATCGGCTGGGCTTTCGCCTGGCGTACGTTGATCGCCGCCGAGCTGGTGTTCGGCGCCACCAGCGGCAAGGGCGGGTTGGGTTGGTACATCTTCCAGAACCGCAACGAGCTGTACACCGACAAGGTGTTTGCCGGGTTGGCGGTGGTGATTCTGATCGGCTTGCTGGTGGAGAACCTAGTGTTCGACACCTTCGAACGGCTGACGGTGAAACGCTGGGGCATGCAGCGCTAA
- a CDS encoding TonB family protein: MPKPHYPQNMINTQGHARISLNIHSDGTVSDVKALSATQPAFGAAGVDAATQWRFKPWTVTADQPAVIEAHNDMIFSPEPARTEAVQLTFTQTTYQSCRALNEEVSQFRRDHPTRPLIAIKSFAITRVAVMFPALSGKSDYNEGLARADELENALPEIVRKCQANPKSTFAQYLPRSLRRYL; encoded by the coding sequence ATGCCCAAGCCGCATTACCCTCAAAACATGATCAACACCCAGGGGCATGCGCGCATCAGCCTGAATATTCACAGCGACGGAACGGTCAGCGATGTAAAAGCGCTCAGCGCCACCCAGCCTGCTTTCGGCGCCGCCGGCGTGGACGCGGCCACACAATGGCGCTTCAAACCCTGGACGGTGACTGCCGATCAGCCAGCGGTCATCGAGGCGCACAACGACATGATCTTCTCGCCTGAACCGGCGCGCACTGAAGCGGTTCAACTGACCTTTACGCAAACCACCTATCAATCCTGCCGCGCGTTGAACGAAGAAGTCAGCCAGTTCCGTCGCGACCATCCCACCCGCCCGTTAATTGCCATAAAGAGCTTTGCCATCACCCGTGTGGCGGTGATGTTCCCGGCGTTAAGCGGTAAAAGTGACTACAACGAAGGCCTGGCTCGCGCCGATGAGCTGGAAAACGCTTTGCCGGAAATCGTGCGCAAGTGCCAGGCGAATCCCAAATCCACCTTCGCCCAATACCTGCCTCGCAGCCTGAGGCGTTACCTGTAA